A genomic region of Micromonospora sp. NBC_01796 contains the following coding sequences:
- a CDS encoding ABC transporter substrate-binding protein, with the protein MHPATPPMADERAAHDHRTPFPRRGLIHRLVAAAIVLPLVFGTAACGGDEDDGPAAPNTPVELSVFWWGGEARAKLTEDALALYTSKHPNVTFKKTWQANQGYFDKLATLTASGDAPDIFQIDDNFLTEYASRNVTLDLTKYKDDKKLDVTKLPESLWQYGVVDGKLAGIAGGENTQGLVYNKTLLQKHNLPEPTTGMSWADFITWAENVSRTANVPGTMDPSADYKAFWVWLRQQGKDLYKGKELGFTADDVTKWFDLWKGARERGATPTADVIHEGNATDITKQLVVTGKAATSFVWANQLPELKKATKDDLGVVAYPGDPSAQWARASLYYSVARSSEHKDVAVDVLNFLVNDPEAGKILGTDRGLPSNLDVRKSVSEGVTDPAMKLSIDVETELATKFGQSPQVPLKGHSKIRAELIKAAEEVQYNRQSPSQSAGAFLEICKSAIA; encoded by the coding sequence ATGCACCCCGCAACACCCCCGATGGCGGACGAACGTGCCGCGCACGATCACCGTACCCCGTTCCCCCGTCGCGGCCTGATCCACCGTCTGGTGGCCGCCGCCATCGTCCTACCGCTCGTTTTCGGCACCGCGGCCTGCGGTGGCGACGAAGACGACGGTCCCGCCGCCCCGAACACACCGGTCGAGTTGTCGGTCTTCTGGTGGGGCGGTGAGGCGCGGGCCAAGCTCACCGAGGACGCCCTCGCCCTCTACACCAGCAAGCACCCCAACGTGACGTTCAAGAAGACCTGGCAGGCCAACCAGGGCTACTTCGACAAGCTGGCCACCCTCACCGCGAGCGGTGACGCGCCGGACATCTTCCAGATCGACGACAACTTCCTCACCGAGTACGCGTCGCGCAACGTCACCCTGGACCTGACCAAGTACAAGGACGACAAGAAGCTCGACGTCACCAAGCTCCCGGAGAGCCTCTGGCAGTACGGCGTCGTCGACGGCAAGCTGGCCGGCATCGCCGGCGGTGAGAACACCCAGGGGCTGGTCTACAACAAGACCCTGCTCCAGAAGCACAACCTGCCCGAGCCGACCACCGGCATGAGCTGGGCGGACTTCATCACCTGGGCGGAGAACGTCTCCAGGACGGCCAATGTCCCCGGCACCATGGACCCGAGCGCCGACTACAAGGCGTTCTGGGTCTGGCTGCGCCAGCAGGGCAAGGACCTGTACAAGGGCAAGGAACTCGGCTTCACCGCCGACGACGTGACCAAGTGGTTCGACCTGTGGAAGGGCGCCCGCGAGCGCGGTGCCACCCCGACCGCCGACGTGATCCACGAGGGCAACGCCACCGACATCACCAAGCAGTTGGTGGTCACCGGCAAGGCCGCGACCTCGTTCGTCTGGGCGAACCAACTTCCCGAGCTGAAGAAGGCCACCAAGGACGATCTGGGCGTCGTCGCCTACCCCGGTGACCCGAGCGCACAGTGGGCACGGGCCTCGCTCTACTACTCGGTGGCCCGCAGCAGCGAGCACAAGGACGTCGCGGTCGACGTGCTGAACTTCCTGGTCAACGACCCGGAGGCGGGCAAGATCCTGGGCACCGACCGTGGGCTGCCGTCCAACCTGGACGTACGCAAGTCGGTCAGCGAGGGGGTCACCGACCCGGCGATGAAGCTCTCCATCGACGTGGAGACCGAGCTGGCCACCAAGTTCGGCCAGTCCCCCCAGGTCCCGCTCAAGGGACACAGCAAGATCCGGGCCGAGCTGATCAAGGCGGCCGAAGAGGTCCAGTACAACCGCCAGTCACCGTCACAGTCCGCCGGCGCGTTCCTGGAGATCTGCAAGAGCGCGATCGCCTGA
- a CDS encoding carbohydrate ABC transporter permease — MALTTAPSSTPRATGPVRTPADQRGSGRIWQREGLAGYVFLSPWLIGLMAITAVPMLLSLYLSFTNYDILTPWSEIEWVGLANYERMFTSDASYWHAVQVTLSFALIAVPLKLAAALGVALLLNRAWRGVGLFRGLFYLPSLLGGSVALAIVWVSMFNRDGAFNSFLSLFGIEGKPWVNDPEWALETLMVLAIWQFGAPMVIFLAGLKQVPTELYEAASVDGAGKVRQFLSVTLPMLSPVIFFNLVLETINGFQGFTSAFVLSNGTGGPVDSTLMYTLNLYIKGFVDLEMGYASAMAWVFLLAIAVITIVLFSTGRFWVHYSDGEGR, encoded by the coding sequence GTGGCGCTGACCACGGCGCCCAGCTCGACTCCGCGCGCCACCGGCCCCGTCCGGACCCCCGCTGACCAGCGCGGGTCCGGACGGATCTGGCAGCGCGAGGGTCTGGCCGGGTACGTTTTCCTGTCGCCGTGGTTGATCGGCCTGATGGCCATCACGGCGGTCCCCATGCTTCTGTCGCTCTACCTGAGCTTCACCAACTACGACATCCTCACCCCCTGGTCGGAAATCGAGTGGGTCGGGCTGGCCAACTACGAACGGATGTTCACCAGCGACGCGTCGTACTGGCACGCCGTGCAGGTGACGCTCTCGTTCGCGCTGATCGCCGTACCGCTGAAGCTGGCCGCCGCCCTCGGCGTGGCACTGCTGCTCAACCGCGCCTGGCGCGGCGTCGGGCTGTTCCGCGGCCTGTTCTACCTGCCGTCGCTGCTCGGCGGCAGCGTGGCGCTGGCCATCGTCTGGGTCAGCATGTTCAACCGGGACGGTGCGTTCAACTCGTTCCTCAGCCTATTCGGGATCGAGGGCAAGCCCTGGGTGAACGACCCGGAGTGGGCCCTGGAAACCCTGATGGTGCTGGCCATCTGGCAGTTCGGCGCACCGATGGTGATCTTCCTGGCCGGGCTCAAGCAGGTGCCGACCGAGTTGTACGAGGCCGCGTCGGTGGACGGCGCAGGCAAGGTCCGGCAGTTCCTCAGCGTCACCCTGCCGATGCTCTCACCGGTCATCTTCTTCAACCTGGTGCTCGAGACGATCAACGGTTTCCAGGGCTTCACCTCCGCGTTCGTGCTCAGCAACGGCACCGGTGGGCCGGTCGACTCCACCCTGATGTACACGCTCAACCTCTACATCAAGGGCTTCGTCGACCTGGAGATGGGCTACGCCTCGGCGATGGCCTGGGTCTTCCTCCTCGCCATCGCGGTGATCACGATCGTGCTGTTCAGCACCGGCCGGTTCTGGGTGCACTACTCCGACGGGGAGGGCCGCTGA
- a CDS encoding enolase C-terminal domain-like protein, whose protein sequence is MTVTITAAEVHDVRFPTAAAGDGSDAINRGDYSASYVELRTDDPSGVFGAGFTFTNGRGNELTCGAIRALAHHVVGRTVEEIFTDPVTFWRSLSADVQLRWLGPEKGVIHMATGALVNAVWDLRAKLAGKPMWRLLAELPTEELVASIDFHHISDAITPADATAILDNGLVGLKERLAELEESGFPSYTTSVGWLGYPDEKVRALTRAAYADGWRAMKMKVGGPIEDDVRRARIIREEIGPDALLMMDANQVWDVDEAIANMERLAEVEPYWIEEPTHADDVLGHARIARAVAPVRVATGEVAANRVIFKQLLQAEAIRVCQIDACRVGGVNEVLSVILMAAKFGVPICPHAGGVGLCEYVQHLAIFDYLRVGTSLDGRMVEYVDHLHEHFEDPVRTREGRYLLPELPGYSATIKPASIAEFSFPDGPAWR, encoded by the coding sequence ATGACGGTGACCATCACCGCCGCCGAGGTGCACGACGTACGGTTCCCGACCGCGGCGGCCGGCGACGGCTCGGACGCGATCAACCGGGGCGACTACTCGGCCAGTTACGTCGAGCTGCGCACCGACGACCCGAGCGGGGTCTTCGGCGCCGGGTTCACCTTCACCAACGGTCGAGGCAACGAGCTGACCTGCGGTGCCATCCGAGCGCTCGCCCACCACGTGGTCGGCCGTACGGTGGAGGAGATCTTCACCGATCCGGTGACGTTCTGGCGCTCGCTCAGCGCGGACGTGCAGTTGCGCTGGCTCGGCCCGGAGAAGGGCGTCATCCACATGGCGACCGGCGCCCTGGTCAACGCCGTCTGGGACCTGCGGGCCAAGCTCGCCGGCAAGCCGATGTGGCGCCTGCTGGCCGAGCTGCCGACGGAGGAACTCGTCGCCAGCATCGACTTCCACCACATCAGCGACGCCATCACCCCGGCCGACGCTACCGCCATCCTCGACAACGGACTCGTCGGGTTGAAGGAGCGGCTCGCCGAGCTGGAGGAGAGTGGCTTCCCGTCGTACACGACGTCGGTCGGGTGGCTCGGTTACCCGGACGAGAAGGTGCGGGCGCTGACCCGGGCGGCGTACGCCGACGGGTGGCGGGCGATGAAGATGAAGGTCGGCGGCCCGATCGAGGACGACGTAAGGCGGGCCCGGATCATCCGGGAGGAGATCGGCCCGGACGCGCTGCTGATGATGGACGCCAACCAGGTCTGGGACGTGGACGAGGCGATCGCCAACATGGAGCGGCTGGCCGAGGTGGAGCCGTACTGGATCGAGGAGCCGACGCACGCGGACGACGTACTCGGGCATGCCCGGATCGCCCGCGCGGTGGCACCGGTACGGGTGGCCACCGGCGAGGTGGCGGCGAACCGGGTCATCTTCAAGCAGCTGCTCCAGGCCGAGGCGATCCGGGTCTGCCAGATCGACGCCTGCCGGGTCGGCGGGGTCAACGAGGTCCTCTCGGTGATCCTGATGGCGGCCAAGTTCGGGGTGCCGATCTGCCCGCACGCCGGTGGGGTCGGCCTCTGCGAGTACGTCCAACACCTGGCGATCTTCGACTACCTGCGGGTCGGCACCTCGCTCGACGGCCGCATGGTCGAGTACGTCGACCACCTGCACGAGCACTTCGAGGACCCGGTACGCACCCGCGAGGGCCGTTACCTGCTGCCGGAACTGCCCGGTTACAGCGCGACGATCAAGCCCGCCTCGATCGCCGAGTTCAGCTTCCCGGACGGCCCGGCATGGCGGTGA
- a CDS encoding LacI family DNA-binding transcriptional regulator, with protein MPATIRDVARASGVHISTVSRTFSAPHLVNPETRLRVLACAEHLGYRPNRAARALITGRTHNIGLIVADIANPFFPPLIKAAESQARHRDYHIFVADTNEDPAAEEDLVHALAKQVDGILLCSPRMSNSLIEQLSREVPLVVINRQVTGLPAVVMDVGQGARLAIEHLTGLGHHNLALLGGPRGSWTSREIRRAATAAARSADAALTVLGPNPPTEGGGIANAEQVRRAGVTAVLAYNDLMAIGLMEGLDSLGIRVPQEVSVVGIDDIALSRLVRPKLTTVATPTAAAGRTAVDMLLQHDSAAAHRNRGGNRTVAADDRRTTAQVMLQTELVIRDSTGPRPPAVPGRTSPAATTTTADPGPHSPADPVNAAAVNPEAVAS; from the coding sequence GTGCCAGCCACCATCCGAGACGTCGCGCGTGCCTCCGGCGTGCACATCTCCACCGTGTCCCGCACGTTCTCCGCCCCGCACCTGGTCAACCCGGAGACCCGTCTCCGGGTGCTGGCCTGCGCCGAGCACCTCGGCTACCGACCCAACCGCGCGGCCCGCGCGCTGATCACCGGCCGTACGCACAACATCGGCCTGATCGTCGCCGACATCGCGAACCCGTTCTTCCCACCACTGATCAAGGCGGCCGAGAGCCAGGCCCGGCACCGCGACTACCACATCTTCGTGGCCGACACGAACGAGGACCCGGCCGCCGAGGAGGACCTGGTCCACGCGCTGGCCAAACAGGTCGACGGCATCCTGCTCTGCAGCCCCCGCATGAGCAACAGCCTGATCGAGCAGCTCAGCCGCGAGGTGCCGCTGGTCGTGATCAACCGTCAGGTGACCGGACTACCGGCGGTGGTGATGGACGTCGGACAGGGGGCCAGGCTGGCGATCGAGCACCTGACCGGGCTCGGACACCACAACCTCGCCCTGCTCGGCGGCCCCCGCGGATCCTGGACCAGCCGTGAGATCCGCCGGGCGGCCACCGCCGCCGCCCGCTCCGCCGACGCGGCGCTGACCGTGCTCGGCCCCAACCCGCCCACCGAGGGTGGTGGCATCGCCAACGCGGAACAGGTCCGCCGGGCGGGCGTCACCGCTGTCCTCGCCTACAACGACCTGATGGCGATCGGCCTGATGGAAGGGCTCGACTCGCTCGGGATCCGGGTGCCCCAGGAGGTCAGCGTCGTCGGCATAGACGACATCGCGCTGAGCCGACTGGTCCGGCCGAAATTGACGACGGTGGCCACACCAACAGCGGCCGCCGGCCGGACGGCCGTCGACATGCTGCTCCAACACGACAGTGCCGCCGCCCATCGCAACCGGGGTGGCAACAGGACCGTCGCAGCAGACGACCGTCGTACCACCGCACAGGTAATGCTCCAGACCGAATTGGTCATCCGCGACTCGACGGGGCCCCGCCCACCGGCCGTTCCCGGCCGGACCAGCCCCGCGGCCACCACCACAACCGCTGACCCGGGCCCGCACAGCCCTGCGGACCCGGTCAACGCGGCCGCGGTCAACCCCGAAGCTGTCGCCTCCTAA
- the uxaC gene encoding glucuronate isomerase: MPPLPGADLLLPAEPTQRAIARELYALAKDQPLISPHGHVDPAILAEDAPFPDPARLIIVPDHYLTRMLLSQGIPPADLGVPTVDGAPVETDGRTIWRRFAANWHLYRGTPSRLWLEQTFRQVFGVTTAFGPVTADEIYDEIAARLAEPAFRPRALFERFNIETLATTESPLDDLGRHAKLAADGWGGPGGRVITTFRPDNVVDMEFDGWAENVERLGAVAGTDTATYAGYLEALRVRRQAFIAAGATSSDHGHPTALTLRLSQAEAATLFDRGRLGTATPEDAEAFRAHMLVEFAAMSIEDGLVMQLHPGAVRNHNRWLYGRHGRDVGGDIPQATEYLHALTPLLDAYGNDPRLRLVVYTLDEYTFTRELAPLAGGYAALYLGAPWWFLDSPEVLRRFREAVTESAGFYNTAGFVDDTRAFCSIPVRHDVSRRIDAGFLARLVAEERLPLDEAAETIVDLAYHLPKRVFKIGEKLQ; this comes from the coding sequence GTGCCCCCACTACCAGGAGCCGACCTGCTCCTCCCGGCCGAGCCCACCCAACGGGCGATCGCGCGGGAGCTGTACGCGTTGGCGAAGGACCAACCGCTGATCTCCCCGCACGGGCACGTCGACCCGGCCATCCTCGCCGAGGACGCTCCGTTCCCCGACCCCGCGCGGCTGATCATCGTCCCTGACCACTACCTGACCCGGATGCTGCTCAGCCAGGGCATCCCCCCGGCCGACCTGGGCGTGCCCACGGTCGACGGGGCGCCGGTGGAGACCGACGGCCGGACCATCTGGCGCCGGTTCGCCGCGAACTGGCACCTCTACCGGGGGACCCCGTCGCGGCTCTGGCTGGAGCAGACGTTCCGCCAGGTCTTCGGGGTCACCACCGCGTTCGGGCCGGTGACCGCCGACGAGATCTACGACGAGATCGCGGCGCGGCTGGCCGAGCCGGCGTTCCGCCCCCGGGCGCTGTTCGAGCGGTTCAACATCGAGACCCTGGCCACCACCGAGTCGCCCCTGGACGACCTGGGCCGGCACGCCAAGCTGGCCGCCGACGGCTGGGGCGGACCGGGCGGACGGGTGATCACCACGTTCCGGCCGGACAACGTGGTCGACATGGAGTTCGACGGCTGGGCCGAGAACGTCGAACGCCTCGGCGCCGTCGCCGGTACGGACACCGCGACGTACGCCGGTTACCTCGAAGCCCTGCGGGTGCGCCGGCAGGCGTTCATCGCGGCCGGGGCGACCTCGTCCGATCACGGCCACCCGACCGCGCTGACCCTGCGGTTGAGCCAGGCCGAGGCGGCCACCCTGTTCGACCGGGGCCGGCTCGGCACCGCCACGCCCGAGGACGCCGAGGCGTTCCGGGCGCACATGCTGGTCGAGTTCGCCGCGATGTCGATCGAGGACGGGCTGGTGATGCAACTGCACCCCGGCGCCGTACGCAACCACAACCGCTGGCTGTACGGCCGGCACGGGCGCGACGTCGGCGGCGACATCCCGCAGGCCACCGAGTACCTGCACGCCCTCACCCCGCTGCTCGACGCGTACGGCAACGATCCCCGGCTGCGGTTGGTCGTCTACACCCTGGACGAGTACACCTTCACCCGCGAGCTGGCCCCGCTGGCCGGCGGTTACGCCGCGCTCTACCTGGGCGCGCCGTGGTGGTTCCTGGACTCGCCCGAGGTGCTGCGCCGGTTCCGCGAGGCGGTCACGGAGAGCGCCGGCTTCTACAACACCGCCGGTTTTGTCGACGACACCCGCGCGTTCTGCTCCATCCCGGTACGCCACGACGTGTCCCGCCGGATCGACGCCGGCTTCCTGGCCCGGCTGGTCGCCGAGGAGCGGCTGCCGCTGGACGAGGCCGCCGAGACGATCGTCGACCTGGCGTACCACCTGCCCAAGCGGGTCTTCAAGATCGGGGAGAAGCTGCAATGA
- a CDS encoding aldo/keto reductase — translation MKYRLLGRTGVWVSEISLGAMTFGGKDHPIFSSLGGLQQDDADRMVGTALDAGVNFIDTADVYSEGESEEMLGRALKHRRRDVVLATKLHAPTGPGPNDNGLSRLHVMQALEDSLRRLGTDHIDLYQIHNFDHITPFEETLSALDDAVTQGKVRYIGCANLAAWQISRALGISALHDQAKFVSVQSYYSLVGRDAERDLLPMVEAEGLSMTVWSPLAGGFLAGKQDRNGTVNDTGSRRAQEGFADFTPIDYERGHDVLDVVRAVAARHEVSCARVALAWLLAQRGVTSVVVGARRLDQLEDNIGASELTLTEQDLAELDKVSALPPAYPNWIQTAFAGARIPR, via the coding sequence ATGAAATACCGCCTTCTGGGGCGTACGGGGGTTTGGGTCTCGGAGATCTCGCTGGGAGCCATGACCTTCGGCGGCAAGGATCACCCGATCTTCAGCAGCCTGGGCGGTTTGCAGCAGGACGACGCGGACCGGATGGTCGGCACCGCCCTGGACGCCGGGGTCAACTTCATCGACACCGCCGACGTCTACAGCGAGGGCGAGTCCGAGGAGATGCTCGGACGGGCGCTCAAGCACCGTCGCCGTGATGTTGTCCTGGCCACCAAGCTGCACGCGCCGACCGGTCCGGGCCCCAACGACAACGGCCTGTCCCGACTGCACGTGATGCAGGCGCTGGAGGACAGCCTGCGCCGACTGGGCACCGACCACATCGACCTCTACCAGATCCACAACTTCGACCACATCACCCCGTTCGAGGAGACGCTGAGCGCCCTCGACGACGCGGTCACCCAGGGCAAGGTCCGCTACATCGGCTGCGCCAACCTCGCCGCCTGGCAGATCAGCCGGGCGCTGGGGATCTCCGCCCTGCACGACCAGGCCAAGTTCGTCTCGGTCCAGTCCTACTACTCGCTGGTCGGCCGGGACGCCGAGCGGGACCTGCTCCCGATGGTCGAGGCCGAAGGCCTGAGCATGACGGTGTGGAGCCCGCTCGCCGGTGGATTCCTCGCCGGCAAGCAGGACCGCAACGGCACGGTGAACGACACCGGCTCGCGCCGGGCGCAGGAGGGCTTCGCCGACTTCACGCCCATCGACTACGAGCGTGGGCACGACGTACTCGACGTCGTACGGGCCGTTGCCGCCCGGCACGAGGTGAGCTGCGCCCGGGTCGCACTCGCCTGGCTGCTGGCGCAGCGCGGAGTCACCAGCGTGGTTGTCGGTGCCCGGCGGCTGGACCAACTCGAGGACAACATCGGCGCCAGCGAACTGACGCTCACCGAGCAGGATCTCGCCGAACTCGACAAGGTCAGCGCACTGCCTCCGGCGTACCCGAACTGGATCCAGACGGCGTTCGCCGGAGCCCGGATCCCCCGCTAG
- a CDS encoding Gfo/Idh/MocA family protein, producing MSTEPGKRLRYAVVGTGARAEMFVRALVLDHPATAELVAFADVNQARMDAHNEWLEELGFDSVPTYLAVDYTTMLEKERVDVVLVTTVDRVHDEYIVAALRSGRDVITEKPMTIDVPRCQRILDAVATTGRKVSVAFNYRYNPLHEKVREVLAAGEIGEIGSVHFEWLLDVRHGADYFRRWHREKANSGGLMVHKASHHFDLVNWWLDAVPEEVYASGRLFFYGENGKRHGYARDYDRAHGSPAAAGDPFALHLASHPRLRALYLDAEAEDGYHRDQNVFAPGVTIEDDMSVLARYSNGATMTYHLTAYAPWEGYRVMVNGSKGRLELEVVESDFVSPYAAGELKGAALHGVQAAIEEGWAKLTVRPFWEQARQVPVSGYTRTGHGGADVRMTGVLFGGHPDPMDRGATARDGALALLTGLAANRSFETGQPVRVADLLTIP from the coding sequence ATGTCCACAGAACCCGGAAAACGACTTCGTTACGCCGTCGTCGGCACCGGCGCGCGGGCCGAGATGTTCGTCCGCGCGCTCGTGCTCGACCACCCCGCGACCGCCGAACTGGTCGCGTTCGCCGACGTCAACCAGGCCAGGATGGACGCGCACAACGAGTGGCTGGAGGAACTCGGCTTCGACTCGGTGCCGACGTACCTGGCCGTCGACTACACGACCATGCTCGAGAAGGAACGGGTCGACGTGGTCCTGGTGACCACCGTGGACCGGGTGCACGACGAGTACATCGTGGCCGCGCTGCGCTCCGGTCGTGACGTCATCACCGAGAAGCCGATGACCATCGACGTGCCCCGCTGCCAGCGGATTCTCGACGCGGTGGCCACCACCGGCCGAAAGGTTTCGGTGGCGTTCAACTACCGCTACAACCCGTTGCACGAGAAGGTGCGCGAGGTGCTCGCCGCCGGCGAGATCGGCGAGATCGGCTCGGTCCACTTCGAGTGGCTGCTCGACGTCCGCCACGGCGCCGACTACTTCCGACGCTGGCACCGGGAGAAGGCCAACTCCGGCGGCCTGATGGTGCACAAGGCCAGCCACCACTTCGACCTGGTCAACTGGTGGCTGGACGCGGTGCCGGAGGAGGTCTACGCCTCCGGCCGGCTCTTCTTCTACGGCGAGAACGGCAAGCGCCACGGGTACGCCCGCGACTACGACCGGGCGCACGGCTCCCCGGCCGCCGCCGGTGACCCGTTCGCGCTGCACCTGGCCAGCCACCCCCGCCTGCGGGCGCTCTACCTGGACGCGGAGGCCGAGGACGGCTACCACCGGGACCAGAACGTCTTCGCGCCCGGCGTCACCATCGAGGACGACATGTCGGTGCTGGCCAGGTACTCCAACGGCGCCACCATGACCTACCACCTGACCGCGTACGCGCCCTGGGAGGGCTACCGGGTGATGGTCAACGGGAGCAAGGGGCGGCTGGAACTGGAGGTCGTGGAGAGCGACTTCGTCAGCCCGTACGCGGCCGGTGAACTCAAGGGCGCCGCGCTGCACGGCGTACAGGCCGCGATCGAGGAGGGCTGGGCGAAGCTGACCGTCCGGCCGTTCTGGGAGCAGGCCCGACAGGTGCCGGTGTCCGGCTACACCCGTACCGGTCACGGTGGTGCCGACGTACGGATGACCGGGGTGCTCTTCGGTGGGCACCCCGACCCGATGGACCGTGGTGCCACCGCCCGCGACGGCGCGTTGGCGCTGCTCACCGGCCTGGCGGCGAACCGCTCCTTCGAGACCGGCCAGCCGGTCCGCGTTGCCGACCTGCTCACCATTCCCTGA
- a CDS encoding DUF624 domain-containing protein — MTGVAGRGAGWPEEPGGSVARRPDWRDTLRNASDLALVGILTTVAALPVLTAGAAVATASAAVHHWSENESWPGFRTVVRGFVRALLPGALATLIAAGVAALFTVNLLALGRGVVPGGPALIVVTVLLAGAVTGFAGLTVVQLGRQDAQGWREAVRQAGRTAVTRPVVPIALTGVLGLVAVLCGLILPLITPILAGYTLLALHATVRRIERSSPNR; from the coding sequence ATGACCGGGGTGGCTGGGCGCGGGGCGGGGTGGCCGGAGGAGCCGGGCGGGTCGGTGGCCCGGCGGCCGGACTGGCGCGACACCCTGCGCAACGCCAGCGACCTGGCCCTCGTCGGCATCCTCACCACGGTGGCCGCGCTGCCGGTGCTGACCGCGGGTGCCGCGGTCGCCACCGCCAGCGCGGCCGTGCACCACTGGAGCGAGAACGAGAGCTGGCCGGGATTCCGTACGGTCGTGCGCGGGTTCGTACGCGCCCTGCTGCCCGGTGCCCTCGCCACCCTGATCGCTGCCGGGGTCGCCGCCCTGTTCACGGTGAACCTGCTCGCCCTCGGCCGGGGTGTCGTTCCCGGTGGCCCGGCGCTGATCGTGGTCACCGTCCTGCTCGCCGGGGCGGTGACCGGATTCGCCGGGCTGACCGTGGTGCAACTCGGTCGGCAGGACGCGCAGGGTTGGCGGGAAGCCGTCCGGCAGGCCGGGCGGACTGCGGTAACCCGACCGGTCGTACCGATCGCGCTGACCGGGGTGCTCGGGCTGGTGGCCGTCCTCTGCGGTCTGATCCTGCCGCTGATCACGCCGATCCTGGCCGGCTACACGCTGCTCGCCCTGCACGCGACCGTACGCCGAATCGAGCGGTCGTCCCCCAACCGCTGA
- a CDS encoding carbohydrate ABC transporter permease, with amino-acid sequence MVTQTEAVVTTPATASTPTRRPSGTGRHLGRLLILVAILAVVLYPLFWMIGTSVKSPEEIVNNIGLLPREFTPGNYPDGWSNFDVSFGRFFLNSAMVSLLTVLGNAVSCLLAAYAFARLKFRLRGFWFAIMIGTLLLPGHVLIVPQYILFRTFDMVGGPWPYLPLVVPQFLATEAFFVFLMVQFIRGIPRELDEAAKIDGASPFGIFRHVILPLSRPALVTTAIFSFIWTWNDFFRQLVYLSDLEDYTVPVALTLFIDSTSQSAVGPMFAMSVLSLLPVFLFFVAFQRMLVEGLNTSGLKG; translated from the coding sequence ATGGTTACCCAGACCGAGGCCGTGGTCACGACCCCGGCAACGGCGTCGACGCCGACCCGGCGCCCCAGCGGCACCGGCCGGCACCTCGGCCGCCTGCTCATCCTGGTCGCGATCCTCGCGGTCGTGCTCTACCCGCTGTTCTGGATGATCGGTACGTCGGTCAAGTCACCCGAGGAGATCGTCAACAACATCGGGCTGCTGCCCCGGGAGTTCACCCCCGGCAACTACCCCGACGGCTGGAGCAACTTCGACGTCAGCTTCGGCCGGTTCTTCCTCAACAGCGCGATGGTCAGCCTGCTCACCGTGCTCGGCAACGCGGTCTCCTGCCTGCTCGCCGCGTACGCCTTCGCCCGGCTGAAGTTCCGGCTGCGCGGCTTCTGGTTCGCCATCATGATCGGGACCCTGCTCCTCCCCGGTCACGTGCTGATCGTGCCGCAGTACATCCTGTTCCGGACCTTCGACATGGTCGGCGGCCCGTGGCCGTACCTGCCGTTGGTGGTGCCGCAGTTCCTGGCCACCGAGGCGTTCTTCGTCTTCCTCATGGTCCAGTTCATCCGCGGCATCCCGCGCGAACTGGACGAGGCGGCGAAGATCGACGGGGCCAGCCCGTTCGGCATCTTCCGGCACGTCATCCTGCCGCTGAGCCGCCCGGCCCTGGTCACCACGGCGATCTTCTCGTTCATCTGGACCTGGAACGACTTCTTCCGGCAACTGGTGTACCTCTCCGACCTGGAGGACTACACCGTGCCGGTGGCGCTCACCCTGTTCATCGACTCGACCAGCCAGAGCGCGGTCGGACCGATGTTCGCGATGTCCGTACTCTCCCTGCTACCGGTCTTCCTCTTCTTCGTGGCCTTCCAACGAATGCTGGTCGAAGGCCTGAACACCAGTGGTCTGAAGGGATGA